The Ralstonia sp. RRA DNA segment GGACGACTGCGCGTGCGTGTCCAGGAAGCGCCACGTCGCATCGGCGGCGCGGGAGAGAAATGCTGGGCCGGGCGCGAAGGCAAGCGTCTGCATGCGGCGAGGGAAGATGGCGATGAAGCGAGTGCAAAGACCGAGGCCGTCCCTATCGGCGTGATAGCGACAATCAACGGTTGAAAATGGGGGCGCCGGTACTATATCAGCAGCATCCGCGCTGGCAGTGGCCGCAATACACGCCGGTTCGCGTAATCGTGTAATGTATGGGTTCGGCGCACGTCGCCAGCTTTTACGAAATAACAGAGGTTCCCGCCATGAGCGAACAGATCAAGTATGTGAGCGACGCGTCCTTCGAGACCGATGTGCTCAAGTCCGACAAACCCGTGCTCGTCGATTTCTGGGCTGAATGGTGCGGTCCGTGCAAGATGATCGCCCCGATCCTGGATGAAGTCTCCAAGGACTACAGCGACAAGGTGCAGATCGCCAAGATCAACGTCGATGAAAACACCGGCGTGCCGGCCAAGTTCGGCATTCGCGGCATCCCGACGCTGATCCTGTTCAAGAACGGTGCCGTGGCCGCCCAAAAGGTGGGCGCACTGTCCAAGTCGCAGCTCACCGCGTTCCTGGATAGCCACCTGTAAGTCGATATTCGACTGCGGCGCGGAACGCATCCCGCCGCAAAAGCACGCGCTGGCAATCTTCCGCCTGGAAGCCCGCCAGCGTTGTGCTAAGATTGCAGCCAATCTGTTTCCCCGAGCGTTCGCTCGACCTTTTCCCCCTCCCCCCGTTTCTCGTTTCGCTGCCCGTTCGGGCCCTTCCCATTCTTTCGTCTATGCATCTGACAGAACTGAAATCCCTGCACGTGTCCCAATTGCTGGAAATGGCGGGACAGCTGGAGATTGATAACGCCCAGCGCATGCGCAAACAAGAGCTGATGTTTGCCATCCTGAAAAAGAAGGCGAAACAAGGGGAAACGATTTTCGGTGACGGCACGCTTGAAGTGCTGCCCGACGGCTTCGGTTTTCTGCGCTCGCCGGAAACGTCGTATCTGGCCAGCACGGATGACATCTACATCAGCCCGTCGCAGATCCGCCGTTTCAATCTGCACACCGGTGACACGATCGAAGGCGAAGTCCGCACCCCGAAGGACGGCGAGCGCTACTTCGCGCTGGTGAAGGTCGACAAGGTCAACACGCAGCCTCCCGAAGCGGTCAAGAACCGCATCATGTTCGAGAACCTGACGCCGCTGCACCCGAACAAGCCGCTCATCCTCGAACGCGACATCAAGGCCGAGGAGAACATCACCGGCCGCATCATCGACATGATTGCCCCGATCGGCCGCGGCCAGCGCGCGCTGCTGGTGGCGTCGCCCAAATCGGGTAAGACCGTGATGCTGCAGCACATTGCGCATGCCATCGCGACCAACCATCCGGAAGCCGAACTGTTCGTGCTGCTGATCGACGAGCGCCCGGAAGAAGTGACCGAGATGCAGCGCACCGTGCGCGGCGAAGTGGTGGCCTCGACGTTCGATGAACCGGCCGTGCGTCACGTGCAAGTGGCCGAAATGGTCATCGAAAAGGCCAAGCGCCTGGTCGAACTGAAGAAGGATGTGGTGATCGTGCTGGACTCGATCACGCGTCTGGCTCGCGCCTACAACACCGTGGTGCCGACCTCAGGCAAGGTGCTGACCGGTGGTGTCGATGCCAACGCGCTGCAACGCCCGAAGCGTTTCTTCGGTGCCGCGCGTAACCTGGAAGAAGGTGGTTCGCTGACCATCATCGGCACGGCGCTGATCGAAACCGGCAGCCGCATGGATGACGTGATCTACGAAGAATTCAAGGGCACCGGCAACATGGAAGTGCACCTGGAGCGCCGCCTTGCCGAGAAGCGCGTCTACCCCGCCATCAACCTGAACAAGTCGGGCACGCGCCGCGAAGAACTGCTAATCAAGCCGGACATCCTGCAAAAGGTGTGGATCCTGCGCAAGTTCATCCACGACATGGATGAGGTCGAAGCGATGGAATTCTTGCTCGACAAACTCAAGTCGACCAAGAACAACGCCGAGTTCTTCGACATGATGAAACGCGGCGGCTGAGTCTCTTCTGATTCCGCCTGCACGTACCGAAAAGCGCACCCGAAACGGTGCGCTTTTTTATTGCCATATCAACAGCTTGATTGATCAGCGGATTTCCTCGTCAAAGTTGTGAAATTCGCTAGTTCATTTGCATTACAGGTGTGGCGCGCAACCGTTTGCTTCCCTCGTCCTTAAACCGCATCGCAAAAGCGGAACCCGGCAACCATACTGCAAGCCTGCCTGGGCCGAGCCACCTGATCCAGAGCAGGAGGGAATCACCAAAAATCGAACGGGGGAAACCATGCGCGAAGCGTCGCTGGAATGTACTGGTGCGTGCCGAACCGTCGTAGTCGCGTCACGTGCGGGGATGGGGGAGATCGACGAAACGATTCTGGGGGCAGACTGGCTCGTGCGACGTGTAACGTCGATGCGTGAGCTTGGCTGCGCCATTCGTGACGGTGTGCCCAAGGCCGGGTTGATCGATTTCAGCAGCGCCTTTTCGGCGGCCGATCTCGATCTGCTCGAGCGTTGCATGCAAGTGCCGCACGTGGGCTGGGTCGCCGCGCTGCCGCCCGCCATGCTGAGCCATGAACGCGTGCGACAGCTTGTGCGCGATTACTGCGTCGACTACGTGCAGATGCCGCTGCGCACGGAAGAGACCGCGTATTCCCTGCGCCATGCATGGGGCATGGCGTCCCTCGCGCAGGAAGCAACGCCCGCTCCCAAGGGGAACAATGCCCGCATGCTGGGCGAATGCCCGGCCATGCACAACCTGTTCCGTGCCATCCGCAAGGTTGCGCAGAACAGCGCACCGGCCTTCATCGCCGGCGAATCGGGTACCGGCAAGGAGTTGACTGCGCAGGCCATCCACGAGGCCTCGGCACGTGCGAGCGGTCCATTCATTGC contains these protein-coding regions:
- the rho gene encoding transcription termination factor Rho is translated as MHLTELKSLHVSQLLEMAGQLEIDNAQRMRKQELMFAILKKKAKQGETIFGDGTLEVLPDGFGFLRSPETSYLASTDDIYISPSQIRRFNLHTGDTIEGEVRTPKDGERYFALVKVDKVNTQPPEAVKNRIMFENLTPLHPNKPLILERDIKAEENITGRIIDMIAPIGRGQRALLVASPKSGKTVMLQHIAHAIATNHPEAELFVLLIDERPEEVTEMQRTVRGEVVASTFDEPAVRHVQVAEMVIEKAKRLVELKKDVVIVLDSITRLARAYNTVVPTSGKVLTGGVDANALQRPKRFFGAARNLEEGGSLTIIGTALIETGSRMDDVIYEEFKGTGNMEVHLERRLAEKRVYPAINLNKSGTRREELLIKPDILQKVWILRKFIHDMDEVEAMEFLLDKLKSTKNNAEFFDMMKRGG
- the trxA gene encoding thioredoxin TrxA, giving the protein MSEQIKYVSDASFETDVLKSDKPVLVDFWAEWCGPCKMIAPILDEVSKDYSDKVQIAKINVDENTGVPAKFGIRGIPTLILFKNGAVAAQKVGALSKSQLTAFLDSHL